A genome region from Gigantopelta aegis isolate Gae_Host chromosome 3, Gae_host_genome, whole genome shotgun sequence includes the following:
- the LOC121392670 gene encoding zinc finger MYM-type protein 1-like → MDIKKFFTAIPRHAQTLLRVGTTPDSNVEVVGEDVKEKTEKRVTSQTRLPILPPVPYQPRDVNCMPVQRLAKRTLCFQRAWFDSFPWLHFDANVSGVLCFTCAKAACMDLAGMARYSEDTFVSKGFCNWKKAIEKFKIHEKTSAHMISHSNLKFRSSNNNVDAQLSTHHLEEQTKARNALLKIVTTVQYLAQQGLAIRGKESSDGNFMKLLELRSNDDVVLQRWLTRTTSYTSVAVQNELLKIMAHMVLRNICKNVGLFAVIVDGTQDIQGVEQEAICVRYIDDAYDVHEDFIGLYSVSEMTGASLSNMLQDALLRLNLPITHLRAQTYDGASNMSGKYQGCQALIKKVQPLANYTHCGAHITHLICAKAIESAPFLRDALNVVQELGGFYNSSGKFKNLYLDLQVMDDSPSPSRLKPLCPTRWLSRGIAVRAVLSNYAHVLEALNEASSTFGSSTADVMVCHVHRNRLAECTARDIAIEFVDGSSDTPRSVFGKF, encoded by the coding sequence ATGGACATTAAAAAGTTCTTCACTGCCATACCACGCCATGCCCAGACTCTGTTGCGAGTAGGGACGACACCGGATTCAAATGTCGAAGTTGTTGGTGAAgatgttaaagaaaaaacagagaaaagaGTCACTTCTCAGACACGGTTGCCCATCTTACCGCCAGTGCCGTACCAGCCACGGGACGTCAACTGCATGCCGGTGCAACGGCTCGCTAAACGAACGCTATGTTTTCAGCGCGCGTGGTTCGATAGCTTTCCATGGCTCCACTTTGACGCTAACGTTAGCGGAGTACTCTGCTTTACTTGTGCTAAAGCAGCATGCATGGACTTGGCCGGCATGGCGCGGTATTCAGAGGACACATTTGTTTCCAAGGGATTTTGCAACTGGAAGAAGGCAATTGAGAAATTCAAAATCCACGAAAAGACATCTGCACATATGATTTCTCATAGCAACCTGAAATTCCGGTCTTCCAACAACAACGTTGACGCACAGTTAAGTACGCACCATCTTGAAGAACAAACGAAGGCGCGCAACGCTCTGCTGAAGATTGTGACGACCGTCCAGTATCTAGCGCAGCAGGGACTGGCAATACGCGGCAAAGAGTCAAGCGACGGTAACTTCATGAAGTTGTTAGAGCTGCGGAGCAACGACGACGTCGTGTTACAGAGGTGGTTGACACGCACAACTTCATACACAAGCGTTGCCGTGCAAAACGAACTGTTAAAAATCATGGCACACATGGTGCTGCGAAATATTTGCAAGAACGTGGGCCTTTTTGCAGTCATTGTCGACGGAACCCAAGACATCCAAGGCGTTGAACAGGAGGCAATATGCGTGCGATATATAGACGACGCTTACGACGTTCACGAGGACTTTATCGGTCTGTACAGCGTATCTGAGATGACTGGTGCCAGCCTCAGCAATATGCTGCAAGACGCGTTGCTCAGACTCAACCTCCCAATCACGCATCTGAGAGCGCAAACGTATGACGGAGCCAGCAATATGTCGGGCAAATACCAAGGCTGCCAAGCACTGATCAAGAAAGTACAACCACTGGCAAACTACACGCATTGCGGTGCACACATCACGCACCTCATCTGTGCGAAGGCCATCGAGAGTGCACCGTTCCTTCGCGATGCTCTTAACGTGGTGCAGGAACTGGGCGGCTTCTACAACTCATCaggcaaatttaaaaatttgtatCTCGATCTGCAAGTTATGGATGATAGCCCTTCCCCTTCACGCCTGAAGCCGCTTTGTCCAACACGCTGGCTGTCACGTGGGATTGCCGTTAGAGCCGTCCTTAGCAACTACGCACACGTGCTGGAGGCACTGAATGAGGCATCATCTACATTTGGCAGCAGCACAGCAGACGTGATGGTCTGTCATGTGCACAGAAATCGTCTTGCCGAGTGCACTGCACGAGATATCGCAATTGAATTTGTCGATGGATCGAGCGATACACCGCGTAGTGTTTTTGGGAAATTTTAG